GGACCGAATCCGGGAACTCGGCGGGAAACCGGCGTTTCCGGTCAATATCTCGATCGACGAGGAGGCGGCCCACGCGACGCCGTCGATCGACGACGAGTCGACCTTCGGCGAGGAGATGATCAATCTGGACATCGGGGTCCACGTCGACGGCTGGCTCGCCGACACCGCGATCACCGTCGACCTCTCCGGCAACCCCGAACTCGCCGAGGCGCCGGAACAGGCGCTCGAGGCGGCACTCGAGATGATCGAGCCGGGCGTCGAGACCGGCGATATCGGCGCGGAGATCGAGGACGTCATCGACGGCTACGGCTTCAACCCGGTCGTCAACCTCACCGGCCACGGGCTGGGCCACTGGGAACAACACACCAGTCCGACCATCCCGAACCGCGCGGTCTCGCAGGGAACGACGCTCGAGGTCGGCGACGTCGTCGCGATCGAACCGTTCGCGACCGACGGCGGCGGCAAGGTCACCGAGGGAGCGAGCGAGGAGATCTTCGCGCTCGAGCGCGAGGGAACGGTCCGGAACCGACAGGCCCGCGAGGCCCTGGAACAGATCACCGAGGAGTTTCGCACCCTCCCGTTCGCGACCCGCTGGCTCGAGACGGATCGCGCGGAGATGGCGCTGCGCCGACTCAAACGAAACGACATCGTTCACGGCTACCCGGTGCTCAAGGAGGACGACGGCTATCTCGTCAGTCAGAAGGAGCACACGATCATCGTCACCGAAGACGGCTGCGAAGTGACGACGGCGTAACCCGATCGGAATCGCTCACGCGTTGTTCATTCGCTGGCTGGTACGATTCCCGCAGCGCTGGCATTCGGCCACGCGGTAGGGTTCGCGGGAGAACTGCGCGTTCTCCTCCTTGCCGCTCTCGGTCCGGATCTGAACCGACACTTCGTGCAGCGTTTCGAGATTGCAGTCGTCGCAGTGTTCGGTCAGTCCATTGAATGAGTCGTCCGTCGTTGCCATTATTACTTCTTTGTCATAGCAACATCTTAAACCTCTCCATCACCCCGAACAGTGAGACACTCGATCCCAAGGACCTATTACTGATCCGTCGGGAGGCGTCGAGATCCGCCGAGACTGTTCATAGACGCGGCAAAACGCGCCTCTTCGGAGGGAACCACTCTCGGTAGTGGGACGGCGAGGGGGCCGATTGGTGTCGACGCGCGCAGATTGAAACGCTTTAGGCGTCGCTCGAGTGGGCAGGGGTATGGACCAGGTGTTTGCACCGTGGCGGATCGAGTGGATCAGACGCGACAAGGAGAACGCGGAGATCGACTCGTGCGCGTTCTGTGAACTCCCCGAACGGGAGTCGGATCGGGAGAACCTGCTCGTCGCGCGCAGCGAACACGCGTTCGTCCTGCTGAATAACTACCCGTACAATCCCGGCCACGTGATGGTTGTCCCGCACGCTCACACCGGCAAGTACGGCGACCTTACCGACGAGCAACTGCTCGATCACGCCCGGCTGAAACAGCGAACCTTCGACGCGATCGAGGTCGGCCTCGAACCGGACGGCTTCAACGCCGGCCTGAACCTCGGCGACGGCGCCGGCGGGTCGATCGACGATCACCTCCACACGCACATCGTCCCCCGCTGGCAGGGCGACACCAACTTCATGCCCGTCATCAGCGACACGTCGGTGATCGTCGAGGCGCTCGAGGACACGTACGAGCACCTCCACGAGGCGTTCGCCGACCAGGAGGGTGCGACGGTGCCCGACGAGGACGGTGCGGTCGTCGTCGACTGACGGACCGCCGCGTCTCGAAGTCCGACACCGCGCCGTCGCCGCGAGTGCCGGCCGAACCCTTGTGCGGATCGCGGTCGAATCGGGACGCTGTGTCCGTGCTGACCTCGTTCGAGGAACTGATCGGCGCGTACCTCTCGCTGCTCGACAACGTCGCGACCTTCCTGCTGACGTTCGCGCTGGTGTACGCGGTCGGACGGTTCGTCGCCCTTCCGCTTCTCGGCCTCCTGCTGGACTACCGGGGTCCCGAACGCACCCTCCGGGAGGGACTCGAGAGCGTCGCCTCGTTCGGCGTGATTGCGGGCGCGGTCGTGATCGGCCTCTCGCTGGCCGGCCTCGACTTCATCCTCGAGCGCGCCGCGATCCTCGTCGCCGGCTTTACCGTCGCACTCGGCTTCGCCGCCCAGAACGTGGTCGGCAACTTGGTCAGCGGCGCCTTCATCGTCACCGATCCGACGTTCAACATCGGCGATTGGATCCGCTGGAACGAACAGGAGGGCGTCATCGAGGACATCCGGTTCCGATCGACGCGGGTCAGAACCTTCGACAACGAGGTCATCTCGGTTCCGAACTCCGAACTGACCGCGAACGCGGTCACCAACGCCGTGCTCAACGAACGGCTCCGCCTGACGGTGCCGGTGCAGGTTAACTACGACGACGACCTCGATACCGTCGTGCGGATCCTCGCGGACGCGGCGGCCGAGCATCCGGACGTCCTCGAGCGGCCGGAGCCGGTCGTGCGCGTCACGGAACTCGGCGAAACCGTCGAAGTCGTCGCCTCGCTGTGGATCGCCGATCCGGATCGTATCACCTACGGTCGCGTCCGCTCGGGGTACGCCCGCGAGATCGTCGACCGCCTCGAGGAGGCGGGAATCGATCTCGGACAGGCGAACCCGCAGGCTCTCGAGGGCGAAATCGGCGTCGTTCCGAAGTCGGCCGCGGACGACGGCGGGAGCGGGTTCGATCCGTGACCGGCCTCCCGACCGCGCGACGCGACCGGGCCGAACCGCCCCCGTTCGTGAGAACCAGCAAACGGGACCGGTCGACCGGTCACTTTTGGTCCTCGTCGCCGTGCGATAATCTGGCATGGAATACGAGGTGGTTCACACCGACGAAGTTCCGCTGACGGATCTCTCGGAGATCGACGAGGTACCCCCGGACCTGCAGATTCGGGCCATCGACGACTTCCTCCCGTCCGAGCACATCCAGCTCAAGCTCTGGTACTTCGAGCCGGGCGAGGAGATCAAGTACCACGCCCACGCCGAACAGGAGGAGCTGTACTTCGTTCTCGAGGGCGAGTTCTCGCTGAAACTCGGCCGCTCCGGCGAGGAGGAGTACGTCGAGGCAAAACCGGGAACGTTCTGGATGGCCCGACCGGAGGTCGGCCACGGCCACCGCAACGTCGGCGACGAGGAGGGGGTCATCCTCGCGATCGGTGCGCCGTCCGTCGACGACCCCGGACTCGACCCGCACGCGATCGACGGCGAAGCCGAGTGAGCGCTCGCTGACGGACGGGAATCAGGCGTACGTCGACTCGAGGTAGTCGAGGATTCGTTCCGACTCGGGCATCGTCACGCCGTACTCGTCGTCGACGACGACGGGAACGCCTCGCTGTCCCGAGACGCGCTTTACTTCGTCGCGTTTCGAGTGGAGCCCTTCGACCCAGATACTCTCGTACTCGACGTCGAGTTCTTCGAGACGATCGACGACGACTTCGCAGTACGGACAGCCCTCGAGGCGGTACAGCGTAACCATGCACGGGCGTTTATCTTCCCGCAGTAAAAGCCTACGCGTCCCCTCACTCGTCGGCCGTCCAACCCCGACGTGCGGAGATTTTTGGTGATCGCCCGAGAGTCCCGGATATGCCACCGACCGTGGGCGAAACCCTGCCCGACTTCGAGGCACCGCTGTGTGACGGCGAGACGTTTCGATCGGCCCGGCTCTCCGACGCGCTCGGCGCTCGAGGCGGCGTGGTCGTCTGTACCGGCCTCGCGTTCGGCGCGATTGCACAGAACTGGTGGAAACGGTTCGTCCGCGCCGGCTGGGGGGAGCTCGAGGAGGTCCCCGTACTCGGCGTGAGTCGGGACGGCCCCTACGCTCAGAACGAGTTTCTCCGATGGCTGGATCGCCCCGATTTCCGATTCTTCGCGGACGTAAACGGCGAGGTGAGCGAATCGCTCGACCTGCTGGAGGAGCGATCGCAGATGGCGAACGTTTCGACGCCCTGGCGATCCGCGTTCGTCCTCGATCCCGACCGCGTGGTGCAGTACGCTTTCGTCGCCGACGACTGGATCTCGCCGTTACCTCGCGAGGAGATCGAGGCGGCCGTCGCGGATCTCTGATCGCCGCGCGAACGACGTGCGCTACACCGGTTCGCCGAACGCGTACATCGTCTCGTGAGCCGTCACCTCGAGATCGACGAAGTCGCCGGGCTCTATGCCGTGATCGCTGGCGTTCCGGACGATGAGCTGGCGGTAGGCCGAATCGCGGCACTTCACGGAGTCGGCGGTGCCCTGCTCGACGACGAGGACGTTTTCACGCGTCTCTCCGACCATCGACTCGTACGCGTCGCCGACGATCTCGCGTTTGACCGCGCTCATCTCCTTCGAGCGCTCCTTCTTGATCGTCCCGCCGAGACCCTTCATCTCGGCGGCGTCGGTGCCCGGCCGCTTCGAGAATCGCGTGACGTTGATCTTCTCCGGGCGAGTCTCCCGGAGCAGCGCCATCGACTGCGCGTGATCGTGGTCGGTCTCGGTCGGGAAGCCGACGATGAAGTCCGTCGAGAGCGTCCAGTAGTCGAGCGCCTCGTCGAACGCGTCGATTACCTCGAGATACTCCTCGACCTGGTGCTGGCGGCGCATGTCGCCGAGGACGTCGTCGCTCCCGGACTGGACGGGTGCGTGCAGGAAGTCGTACAGTTCGTCGTTTGCGGCGAACACGTCCGCTAGTTCTTCGCGGATACCGTGGACGCCCTTCGGGTTGGCCATCCCCACGCGGACGCGAAAGTCGCCGTCGATCTCGCAGATTTGCTCGAGCAGCCGGTGAAGCTTGCGCTCGCCCTCGTCCCAGCCGTAGACGCCGGTGTCCTGGCCGGTGATGCGGATCTCCTTCGCGCCGGCGTGGATCAGCGCGCGGGCCTTCTCCACGTTCTCCTCGATCGACGGCGAGTCGATCTTGCCCGTCGCCTGTTTGGTGATACAGTACGAGCAGTCGGACATACAGCCCCGTGCGATGGGGAGAATGCCGACGACGCCGTCGAGGATCGGTTCGGCGTCGGGGGTCGTCGTCGGACACTCGCCGTTGGTGACGGCCTCGGGAACCTCGTCCCAGTGGAGCACCTGGCCGTCGACCTCGGCGTCGGCGAACTCCTCGCCCTGCGCGAGGGCCATACAGCCCGTGATGAACAGGTCGGCGGTCTCCTCGGCCAGTTCCTCGGCCCGCCGGAGCATGTTGCGCTCGGTCTTCTCGACGACGGTGCAGGTGTTGAGGATGGCGACGTCGGCCTCGTCGGCGCCGTCGACCCGGTAGTGGCCCGCATCGCGGAGCCGTCGCTCGATCTCGCGACTCTCCCCGCGATTGGACGTGCAGCCGTACGTTTCGATGTGATACCGGGCCATCGTCGTTGCTTCACTCTCGGGCCCCGCCGGCCAAAAGCCCGACGGATCAGGGCGGCCTCCGCAGCGGCGCGTGGCTCGTTCGCACGCGTCTCCGTCCGGCGGCTCGACGCTCACGCATCGACAGACCGATCTCGTCGGCACTCACGCGGCGAGTACGCTGGCGAGGAGATCCGTGGCTTCGTCACACGGGTACGGATAGCCGTCTCACTCACGATCTCGACAAAACGGTCGGGAGTAGTTGGCTAACAGGAGGTGATCCCGTTTGTGACTGTCAATGGAACCCGACCGATTCGAACGACGAGTGCCGCCCGGAAGTATTCTCTCACCAACACACGTTCCACGACGTGAAAAACGAACCGCGGTCCTCGTCGAACGACAGCGGGAATGACTATCACTACGCACAATACTTTTGGGAGTGCGCTGGCGATTTTGAACTAACGCCCTCCATGAGTCTTCGGCTTCGGATCTGTGCCGTCCTCGCCGTGTTCGCCGCGGTGAACGCCCTGTTCGTCCTCGCGCTGCTGTGGGCCTACGGCGTCTTGCTCCCGGCGGTCGTCGGCGGCAGCATCGTCTACTTCCGCCACGGGAGTGTCGGGTTCGACCTCTTGCAGCTCCCCGTCACCCGGTCGACGTTTCTGGTGCTGGTCGCCGGATTCCTCGCCGCGCAGGTCTGCTACGGCTACCGGCGCGTCCTCTCGAGAACGGGACGGACCGCCGGCGACGAGAAACGCGCGGTGGCGCGGACGGTCCGTCGACTGGCGATGGCCGTCGACGTGCCGGAACCGAACGTCCGCGTCGTCGACGACGAGACCGCGAGCTGTTACACCGTCGGCCGGTTCACCGACGCGACGATCGTCGTCACGACGGGGCTGATCGACGCGCTCGACGCCGACGAACTCGAGGCCGTCCTCGCCCACGAGGTCGCCCACGTCGCCAACCGCGACGTGACGCTGATGACGATCACGACGCTGTTTCTCGAGATCGCGGACCGGGCGTACTACGCCTCGAAGCTCGCCCGTCGGGCGGTTCGACGGCCGACCGAACTGTCGGGACGGGGGCGTGCGGCGCTCACCTGGTTCCTGCCGCTCGTCGCCCTGACCTCCGTCCTCGTCGCACCCGTGCTGTGGCTCTTTCCTCGAGTGGCCGACCGGACGACGCGGACCCTCTCGCACACTCGAGAGTTCACGGCCGACGCCGCGGCCGCCCGGATCACGGGGAAGCCCCTGGCGCTCGCGACTGCGCTCGTGACGCTCGCGGAAACCGTCGAGAGGCCGGCGACGGACCTCCGGGTGGCGAAAACGCGCGCGCTGTGTATCGTTCCGACGGAACCGATCGCCGGACGCGAGGCCGCGTCGCTCCCCTCGATTCGGCGACCGATCGACGAGAGCTGCCGTCGCGAGCGCGTTTCGTCGTGGCTCGAAGGAACGACTCCGTCGATTCCCGCCGACGGAACCGCCTCCGGGACCCACCCGCCCGCCGACGATCGCGTTCGACGACTCGCCGAGATCGCCGCCGAACTGGAGGGACGCTCGTGACCGAGACGAGACGGCTCCTGTTCGTTCTGGCCTGCGTCGTCTGTCTGCTCACCGTCGTGAGTGCGCTGCCGGCGGCCGATCCGCGCCTCGAGACGCCGGGCGGAGCCGACGGCGAGTCGGCGGCCGGCGGCTGGGAGACGATCGCGGACGAGTCGGATCCGGCCGAGCGGGCGACCGAGACCGAACGCGACGAGAGCGACACCGACGAGTCGACCGGGGACGACTCCCGCGAGATCGAGATCGACGGCGAACTCGAGCCCGGTAACGAAGTCGGGGTGGTGATCGACGACTCCCCGCATTTCGAAGAGCGGACGATCGAGGTAAACGGCGAGGCGGTCGCAGAGCCGAGGATCTCCGGTCGGGCCAACGTCGAGGTCCCGTACGCCGAGGAGATGACCGTCACGGTTCCCGAGATCGACGAGTCGAAAACGGTGACGGTCGAGACGAACGCGACCCTCGAGACGGGCGACGGCGCTGCCCCGAACCGCGACCTCGAGGTGGCGGCTGCGGTCGGTTCGACGCCGGTGGAAAACGGGACGATCTTCCTCGACGGCGAGGTCGTCGCGACCACCGACGACGACGGGACCGCGACCGTGACGCTTCCGGAGTCGGCCGGGCCGGCGGAGCTGCGGGTCGAACGCGGCCCGGTCGCCGGCGAACGGACGGTCGACGTCGCCGAACCGGACGTCGAGTTCGTGACCTCGCTGCTGTTCCCGGGCTCTCCCGCTCCCGTTCAAGTGTCGGCCGACGGCGTCGCCGTTCCGAACGCGACGGTCTCGCTCGAGTCGGGCGAGGAGGTGCGGACCGGCGAGGACGGCCTGGCGCGGCTGTGGCTGCCGGTCGACGACGAGGCGACCGTCACGGCCGAGGTCGGCGCGGAGACGGCGACGGCGACCGTCGAGAACCTCTACCTCCGACTGACGGCGCTCGCCGTGCTCGTTCCCGGACTCCTCCTCGGAGCGGCGATAACGTATCTGCGCTTCGCCGCGGCCTACGAACGACGCCGCGGAGAACGCCTTCCCGGACTGTTCGTCGGGATCGCGGGGGCGTTCGCCGTCTCGCTCGACGGGGCGCGGTGGCCGTCGAGACCGCGACTGAATCGGTCGGTCTCGCTCCCGCGGGTCGGCGTCGGACTCCCGTCGTTCGACCTCTCGCTGCCGTCGGTCGGTCGACTGTTCGGCACGCTTCCGTCGCTCGGCTCGATTACGGGTCC
This DNA window, taken from Natronococcus sp. CG52, encodes the following:
- a CDS encoding HIT family protein, with product MDQVFAPWRIEWIRRDKENAEIDSCAFCELPERESDRENLLVARSEHAFVLLNNYPYNPGHVMVVPHAHTGKYGDLTDEQLLDHARLKQRTFDAIEVGLEPDGFNAGLNLGDGAGGSIDDHLHTHIVPRWQGDTNFMPVISDTSVIVEALEDTYEHLHEAFADQEGATVPDEDGAVVVD
- a CDS encoding DUF4129 domain-containing protein, producing MTETRRLLFVLACVVCLLTVVSALPAADPRLETPGGADGESAAGGWETIADESDPAERATETERDESDTDESTGDDSREIEIDGELEPGNEVGVVIDDSPHFEERTIEVNGEAVAEPRISGRANVEVPYAEEMTVTVPEIDESKTVTVETNATLETGDGAAPNRDLEVAAAVGSTPVENGTIFLDGEVVATTDDDGTATVTLPESAGPAELRVERGPVAGERTVDVAEPDVEFVTSLLFPGSPAPVQVSADGVAVPNATVSLESGEEVRTGEDGLARLWLPVDDEATVTAEVGAETATATVENLYLRLTALAVLVPGLLLGAAITYLRFAAAYERRRGERLPGLFVGIAGAFAVSLDGARWPSRPRLNRSVSLPRVGVGLPSFDLSLPSVGRLFGTLPSLGSITGPSEHSVRSAFGRGDDAGSEETTAARATDDVDVPVLAPERLEPRGPRAEVRAAWHVFLDRLDLEDRETRTPGEAARRALAAGFPAASVRRLVGIVRDLEYGDREPSSDRVATAREATDELLAHEPDEEGEE
- a CDS encoding M48 family metallopeptidase, producing the protein MSLRLRICAVLAVFAAVNALFVLALLWAYGVLLPAVVGGSIVYFRHGSVGFDLLQLPVTRSTFLVLVAGFLAAQVCYGYRRVLSRTGRTAGDEKRAVARTVRRLAMAVDVPEPNVRVVDDETASCYTVGRFTDATIVVTTGLIDALDADELEAVLAHEVAHVANRDVTLMTITTLFLEIADRAYYASKLARRAVRRPTELSGRGRAALTWFLPLVALTSVLVAPVLWLFPRVADRTTRTLSHTREFTADAAAARITGKPLALATALVTLAETVERPATDLRVAKTRALCIVPTEPIAGREAASLPSIRRPIDESCRRERVSSWLEGTTPSIPADGTASGTHPPADDRVRRLAEIAAELEGRS
- a CDS encoding mechanosensitive ion channel family protein, whose translation is MSVLTSFEELIGAYLSLLDNVATFLLTFALVYAVGRFVALPLLGLLLDYRGPERTLREGLESVASFGVIAGAVVIGLSLAGLDFILERAAILVAGFTVALGFAAQNVVGNLVSGAFIVTDPTFNIGDWIRWNEQEGVIEDIRFRSTRVRTFDNEVISVPNSELTANAVTNAVLNERLRLTVPVQVNYDDDLDTVVRILADAAAEHPDVLERPEPVVRVTELGETVEVVASLWIADPDRITYGRVRSGYAREIVDRLEEAGIDLGQANPQALEGEIGVVPKSAADDGGSGFDP
- a CDS encoding glutaredoxin family protein, producing MVTLYRLEGCPYCEVVVDRLEELDVEYESIWVEGLHSKRDEVKRVSGQRGVPVVVDDEYGVTMPESERILDYLESTYA
- the map gene encoding type II methionyl aminopeptidase encodes the protein MAESEVDLESEKYEKHREAGEILSQVRAETVERVEVGASHFELAEYAEDRIRELGGKPAFPVNISIDEEAAHATPSIDDESTFGEEMINLDIGVHVDGWLADTAITVDLSGNPELAEAPEQALEAALEMIEPGVETGDIGAEIEDVIDGYGFNPVVNLTGHGLGHWEQHTSPTIPNRAVSQGTTLEVGDVVAIEPFATDGGGKVTEGASEEIFALEREGTVRNRQAREALEQITEEFRTLPFATRWLETDRAEMALRRLKRNDIVHGYPVLKEDDGYLVSQKEHTIIVTEDGCEVTTA
- a CDS encoding redoxin domain-containing protein, coding for MPPTVGETLPDFEAPLCDGETFRSARLSDALGARGGVVVCTGLAFGAIAQNWWKRFVRAGWGELEEVPVLGVSRDGPYAQNEFLRWLDRPDFRFFADVNGEVSESLDLLEERSQMANVSTPWRSAFVLDPDRVVQYAFVADDWISPLPREEIEAAVADL
- a CDS encoding cupin domain-containing protein, which codes for MEYEVVHTDEVPLTDLSEIDEVPPDLQIRAIDDFLPSEHIQLKLWYFEPGEEIKYHAHAEQEELYFVLEGEFSLKLGRSGEEEYVEAKPGTFWMARPEVGHGHRNVGDEEGVILAIGAPSVDDPGLDPHAIDGEAE
- a CDS encoding tRNA (N(6)-L-threonylcarbamoyladenosine(37)-C(2))-methylthiotransferase, which codes for MARYHIETYGCTSNRGESREIERRLRDAGHYRVDGADEADVAILNTCTVVEKTERNMLRRAEELAEETADLFITGCMALAQGEEFADAEVDGQVLHWDEVPEAVTNGECPTTTPDAEPILDGVVGILPIARGCMSDCSYCITKQATGKIDSPSIEENVEKARALIHAGAKEIRITGQDTGVYGWDEGERKLHRLLEQICEIDGDFRVRVGMANPKGVHGIREELADVFAANDELYDFLHAPVQSGSDDVLGDMRRQHQVEEYLEVIDAFDEALDYWTLSTDFIVGFPTETDHDHAQSMALLRETRPEKINVTRFSKRPGTDAAEMKGLGGTIKKERSKEMSAVKREIVGDAYESMVGETRENVLVVEQGTADSVKCRDSAYRQLIVRNASDHGIEPGDFVDLEVTAHETMYAFGEPV
- a CDS encoding DUF7835 family putative zinc beta-ribbon protein, with amino-acid sequence MATTDDSFNGLTEHCDDCNLETLHEVSVQIRTESGKEENAQFSREPYRVAECQRCGNRTSQRMNNA